Below is a window of Candidatus Palauibacter scopulicola DNA.
TCCGGGCCGTCGAGGCGCAAGACGTTCGGGCGCGGCGACTTGCGCCGCCCCGCCGGTGCGCACGCCCGGAGCGCCGGGGTGCGCATCGGCGCCCCGTGTCGTTTTCGGGGGCGGGAGCGGCCATGACCCGCGGCGCGGGAGGTGCGCAAATCATCGGTAGAGGACTCCCGCGAGACGGGTCGTCCGCCAGGCTCGGGCGCGGCCCAGTCCGCCCCGCCCGGCTTGCCGGCGGGCCTCCTTCTCAAGCGCGACGCTGCGCTTCAGCGCGGCTTGCAGCCCGCCGTACTCGTCGAGGACTTCCACGGCACCCCTGTGGATCGCTCGCTCGATCCGGGCCAGTTCGTCGGCCACGCCGGGGTCCGCCTCGCCGCGGCCGGAGTCCTCGGACCAGCGGCCCAGCACCCGACGCGCACGCTCCGTCTCGTCTCTCGTGCGTCCGACGGCGACGGCTTCGACGGAGTGGCCGCGCCGGGCGAGCGCGCTCCAGAGGCCCCGGTGCGCCGTCCCCCAGGACCGGACCCCGCTGACGGTGTCGTGGCCGGGTTCGGCGTAGACGAACACGGCGCGGTCCGGCTCGACGGCGACGGGCAGCTTGACGGGGAAGTAGCGGCGGGTGTCGCCCGCCGCGCCCCGGTAGAGGCGGGACGGCAGGAGCCTCCGCTCGATCCCGAGCGCCTCGAACGCCGCGACCTTCTCGTCCTCGGTCGGAAGCCAGGGCAGGTCGGGGTGCTCGATCACGTAGTCGAGCGAGAGCAGGCGCCGCATCAGAACCCGGGGGGACGCGGGGCGGCGGTGCCGGAGGTGCTCGGCCCCGAAGGCCCGGTAGAGCCGCCGGGAGTAGATCCGGCAGACCCGCCCGATCCCCCGGATGCCGGGCACCGTCTCCTCGGCGGCCAGTCCCTGCTCGATCAGGGCGTGGACCATGCGGCGAGCCCGGTCGTGGTGCGTGGCCAGGAACCGCGTGGCCTGCCTCCGGGTGAACACGCCGCTGTGCAGGCACACCAGCGCGATCCACTCGGCCTTGGCTCCCGTCCAGCCGAACGGTTCGAGCGCCTTCTCGCGTCCCTTGAGATGGAGCGTCATCGCTCCTCCCCGCCGCTGACGAGCGCCCGGTCGGCCCGCATGTAGGTGACGAGGAGCCCCATCGGGTTATGGACGACGAGTTCGTTGGGGATCGAGTCGAGGAACTCGAACCGGAGCGTGAGCGACCAGCGTTCGCGCCGCAGCTCCTGCTCGCCCCTCAGATGCACGAGGTCGAAGTCGGCCGTCGCGCCGTGCGGCGGCGCGGGCGCGGGATGGATGCGGAGCACGACCTGTTCGACTTCGATTTCGGTCCCGGCGGTCCCGGCCGCCGTGGCCGCCACCTCGGCGCCGTCCCTCTGGAAGGCGGCGTTCGCGAGGTCCGTGCTCAGGAACCGGAGGCTCCGCGTCCATTGCTCCTGGACCGTCGCGCGTCTGCGCGAGTGGAAGTCGTGGACGAACCGGTTGAGGAAATATTTTGTCGTGGGATCGAGCGGATCGGCCTGCGCGGTCGCGGCCTCGTAGGCCAGCGCCTCGGC
It encodes the following:
- a CDS encoding VirB8/TrbF family protein yields the protein AEALAYEAATAQADPLDPTTKYFLNRFVHDFHSRRRATVQEQWTRSLRFLSTDLANAAFQRDGAEVAATAAGTAGTEIEVEQVVLRIHPAPAPPHGATADFDLVHLRGEQELRRERWSLTLRFEFLDSIPNELVVHNPMGLLVTYMRADRALVSGGEER